GATTCCGGTTATCAATCTCATTTGCCCATTCTCTGTGAGAAGGTCGGCTGTTCCAATAGAACCTATAAGAGGCCTCATCGAATCCATATTAAATGAAGTTACAAATAGCTCATCTGCTTGGGCAACAGAAGAATTTTTTGTTCTTTCTTCCAAAGAAAGATTTTCAACTATTAATGTAACTTTGTGTTCTTGAAGCAGTTTCAACAAGTCATAATTTCGTGATACAGGGACACCGTCTACAGCTATAATTTTGTCTCCAACTTCTAAGGAATTATCTTCTCCGGACAAAGAAGTTTGAGGATCTATAGGAAAAAGCTTCCCTTCAACATAACAATGAGCATTGATAACATAGGGCAAAACTTTTAAGGACTTCCATTTGCCTTTCAACCCTATCTCATATTGAGAATCTATTAACTCATTACGAACATAGGTGCTCATCTGAAGGCTACCGGCACTAACCCTAGGGCTTCGAACAAAAATTTCCTTATCCCCTCTCCGAACTTTAAGAAAGGCGTATTCTTGGTTAAGAATTCGAGATAACTGAAAATGTGAAAATAATAACTCTCCGTCAATCCAAAGCAGCCGATCTCCCACTAGTAGAGGGGAGTTCTCGAGAGGAGATCCCTTCAACAACAGCTTACTCTTATCCTCCTCTCCAGCTTTTTTTCCAAAAACAAGATAACTAGCACCTGCCACGGGGAGCAGCCCTTTTTCCTCTTCAGGGCAACGCGCTTGCAAAGAAAACAGCTTTGTTTCCTCGTTAGAATATCCAGGCCTCTCTATAGATAAATCCCATTTACCCTCCAACAGGGAAGCTGAAATACAGTCTTTAACTCCCACATATTCGGATCCGTTGCATGTGAGAATACGATCCCCAGGCATCAATCCCTGAGATGCTAGAGAAGACGCAGGGTTAACCCAGCCTACAACTTTAGTAAATTCGGAAAAATCCTTGTTGCGACCACCAAGAAGCCAAAGAAAAGAAAATACAGAAAAAGCCAAAAAGATGTTAGCCATAGGACCTGCTACAAGCACAAAAATCCTCTTTAAAGGAGACTTACTATAAAAACCTCCTGGTATGTCGTACACTGAGCCCGAAGATTTCTTGTCTTTATCCAGTCCTGTATCCATCCCTTTGATACGAACATACCCTCCGAAAGGGATCCATCCGACTCTCCATTCTACACCATGGATGCGACGTTTCCAAATAGCAGATCCAAAGCCTATACTAAAGCTTTCTACTGTCATCCCCATCCATCTAGCTGCTAAAAAATGCCCTGCTTCATGAACAAGAACCAGTATACCCAAAGCTATCGTCGCCAGAAGAAAATAAAGAACAGTCATTGATATTACATCCTTACACTTATCACGTTCGAGAAGCCAAAAGGCCTGCTTCCCGATCTACTTCTAAAATGGATTCCAGAGAGGAACAAGGAGTAGGATCGTGGACATCCATAAGATCAGATAACTTAGTTGTGATCTGTTTCCAAGAAATTTCTCCACGAAGGAACCTCTTCACAAGAACCTCATTAGCAGCATTAAAAAAACACGGCATAGATAATCCTTGCTGAATGGCCCTTTTAGCTAGAGCAAATCCCAAAAATTTTTGCTCATCTATAGGCGAAAAATCTAAAGAAAAAGACTCCTTAAAATTCCAGAAGTTTAAACTCCCCTTTTTCCTCCCCTCATCAAGGGTCAAAACGTGTTGAATGGGATAGAGCATGCTAGGACGATTCATAACCATATGAACATGCCCATCTATCCATTCTACCATCCCATGAACGCTACTTGACGGGTGCACTACAGCTTCTAGCTTCTCTATGGGACAATCAAACAACCACCGCGCTTCTATTAACTCTAACCCCTTATTAACCAAAGTAGAAGAATCTACAGTCACTTTGGGTCCCATTGTCCACGTAGGATGATTCAAGACATCCTTGATAGAAACTTTTTCCAATTCATCCAAACTTTTGTTTAAAAAGGGTCCTCCAGAAGCAGTAAGAATGATTCGAGAAACTTCCTCTAGGGGCTTTTCTTGAAGACACTGAAAAATAGCATTATGTTCGCTATCAACAGGAAGCAACCGAGCGCCTGTTTTTTTAACTAAATTTCTGACTAATTCTCCAGCACAAACCATGACTTCCTTATTAGCTAGAGCAATGGTTTTCTTTGATTGAATGGCGCTCAAAATCACCGGCAAAGCAGAAATCCCAGAAGAGGCTGCAACTAAAATATCCACTTCCTTTTGAGCAACCACTTGAGTTAGTTCATTTTCATCACAAAGAACCGACAAACTAGAAAATTCATTAGCTAAAGCGCGCGCCCTCTCCTTAGATGCGACATAAACAACTTTTGGAGAAAAAGTTTTTATCTGTTCTCGCAATAAATCTAACTTATTACCAGCTGCAGACAAAAGAAAGACGGAAAGGGAAGTTGGAAATCGTCTCACCACCTCTAAAGTTTGAGTCCCAATACTTCCTGTAGAACCTAAAACGGCAAGATTTTTCACCAAATTATTCCTAAAAAATCACAGATAAAGATCATAATGCCAGAGGATAGTATTGTCAATTCCAGTTTTGCCAACTAATTTTTTGCAACCCTCTCTATTTTCTATATTTTTAAACATAGAAAACAAAATGTCCCTTATCAAAAATCTAATTAATCTGTGTTTGCGAAAAAGCTCCTCTTCGGATAATGAAAGAGACCTTCTTCCCCCATGCTATTAAAAAATATACCGAGACAAATAAAAGAACGGCAACTCCTGCCGTGGATACCCCAACGCCCCAATAAGATAAAATAGCTCTAGAAACAGCTGGAGAAAACATAGAAACCGCAATGGAAAAAGACATAGCCCAGAACAACATTCCCAGTAAAGTTTTAGCCAACATCTTCGCAATTAATCCAGGAAAGATTAGAAAGGCTAAAGCCATCAAAACACCGACAGCCTTAAAAGAAGCGACTAATGTCATAGAAATCTGTATAGTAATGAGATAGTTTAAGAACTTAACAGGAAACCCTATCGTTCTTCCGAATAGATAATCAAAACTCAGTATTTTTAGCCCTCGAAAAAAAATTAAAGTTAAACAAGCGTTTAGAGCCGCTACGTAGTAAGCTAAAATTACATCCTCTCTGGATAGAGCATCTGCATTTCCGATAACTAGCTCCGTACCCACATGGGCATTTTTAGTAAGAAAAACAAGAAACAATAGCCCTAAAGAAAATATCAAAGAAAAAGAAAACGTCACTCCTGAATCTTCTGAAACAGAAAAAACATCCTTCATTATTCTAACAAGCAGTCCGGTGAGCATCGCCGTTGATAAAGCAGCTAAAGCCAGTGTAGTAACAGACAAGGAAAGAGTTTTAGCAAATAGAAAGGCACAAACTAGACCAAAAATTATAGTATGAGAAAGTGCATTACCAAACATTGCCATATTTCTAAGAACAACAAAAGACCCAACAAAAGCTCCTGAAATGGACAATCCTAAGAATACAAAAATTTGAATTTCATCTAGGCTCGTTAAAACCAACAAATCTTTAGAAAAAAGCCTAGAAAAGAAAATCATAAAAAACTCAAAAAAACCCACCCCTTCATAAGGAGACATATCAACGACCTTTCTTACGCTCTGGTATAATACTATTGTGAGGATCTACCTTGGGGTTATTTAACATTTTAGCTAACTCAAACTCCATTTCTTCCGTAAGGATATGCTCCATTTCTTCTGCCAACATGTGAACATCGTCTTTAGAAAAATCTAAAGAGTCCACCATGTATACCTCCCAAAGACGATGACGTCGAATCAAGCGCTCTGCAAGTTCCTTGCCTTTTGCTGTCAAAGAAAAATTTCCCCTGCCTTTTTTCTCTAAAAGTTTTCTTAAAAGAAAATACTGCACCCAAAATTTCGGGTGCCCCCCTCCGCCAAAATACTCGTAAAATCTTTCATGAGTTTTAATATCTTCAAAAGACAACTCTTTAGTCCCTCCAGAGGAAGAATACCACAAAGCTTTTAAAAAGTGCTCATAACGTAACTTCCATAAAAATAAGAGTCTTCTATAAAAGCGGAAAAACGCCCCATTGCTTGGAGAAAAAATCAAACTCAGAAAAACAAAACTCCCTGCTACTAAAACTACCAATGGCCCTGTTGGAAGAATAAGTTCTCTTCCCGCAGATGAAGTAAAAGAAAGGGCTACGGATAAAAAACTTCCTAAAACTCCGGAAACAGCTCCAAAACCCACAGCCATCCACAAAATGATCTTTAAATTATCTGTAAGTTGTCGAGAGGTTAGAGCAGGGGCAACGAACATTGCAGAAATCAGTATAATTCCTACACTACGAACCCCTATAACAACGATAAAAGTAATAAAACTTAACGTTACAGACGAAACCAACCTAAGAGGAATTCCACATGTCTCAGCAAAATCTTTATCAAAGATGGCAAGCATTAATTGTCGACGAAATATCGACAAAAACCCAACAGACAAGAAAAATATACACCCAGCTACAATGGCGTCAGATTCTTTTAAAGTTGCTGCCTGACCGTAAAGATAAGCATTCACTCTATTAAATAAGATGGGGAAAGAATCTTTAATATAGCCCGATAAAATAACACCAAAAGCAAAAAAAGAAACTAAAATGAAACACAACGCGGAATCCTGATTCATCTTCAGAAACTTTTCTAAGTAATAGACTCCGTAACAACCTAGGACAGCAAAAATCATTCCGAATAAAACGATCAAGAACAAAGAGCTATCAGAAAAAAGCCCCTGAGAAA
This is a stretch of genomic DNA from Chlamydiifrater phoenicopteri. It encodes these proteins:
- a CDS encoding site-2 protease family protein → MTVLYFLLATIALGILVLVHEAGHFLAARWMGMTVESFSIGFGSAIWKRRIHGVEWRVGWIPFGGYVRIKGMDTGLDKDKKSSGSVYDIPGGFYSKSPLKRIFVLVAGPMANIFLAFSVFSFLWLLGGRNKDFSEFTKVVGWVNPASSLASQGLMPGDRILTCNGSEYVGVKDCISASLLEGKWDLSIERPGYSNEETKLFSLQARCPEEEKGLLPVAGASYLVFGKKAGEEDKSKLLLKGSPLENSPLLVGDRLLWIDGELLFSHFQLSRILNQEYAFLKVRRGDKEIFVRSPRVSAGSLQMSTYVRNELIDSQYEIGLKGKWKSLKVLPYVINAHCYVEGKLFPIDPQTSLSGEDNSLEVGDKIIAVDGVPVSRNYDLLKLLQEHKVTLIVENLSLEERTKNSSVAQADELFVTSFNMDSMRPLIGSIGTADLLTENGQMRLITGIQPLKRERLLPKEFFDKQYAWAAKIKDKNKKSLFLERIEQEKNRLSLGIHLEDMSVRYNPDPIVLSSNVVSDSLKTLKALFLGRLGPKWLSGPIGIIQVLHTGWSLGIGEALFWIGLISMNLAVLNLMPIPALDGGYILISIWELVKRKRLNIRLLEKLLFPFIIFLIFFFLFLTFQDVSRIFWG
- the dxr gene encoding 1-deoxy-D-xylulose-5-phosphate reductoisomerase; this encodes MKNLAVLGSTGSIGTQTLEVVRRFPTSLSVFLLSAAGNKLDLLREQIKTFSPKVVYVASKERARALANEFSSLSVLCDENELTQVVAQKEVDILVAASSGISALPVILSAIQSKKTIALANKEVMVCAGELVRNLVKKTGARLLPVDSEHNAIFQCLQEKPLEEVSRIILTASGGPFLNKSLDELEKVSIKDVLNHPTWTMGPKVTVDSSTLVNKGLELIEARWLFDCPIEKLEAVVHPSSSVHGMVEWIDGHVHMVMNRPSMLYPIQHVLTLDEGRKKGSLNFWNFKESFSLDFSPIDEQKFLGFALAKRAIQQGLSMPCFFNAANEVLVKRFLRGEISWKQITTKLSDLMDVHDPTPCSSLESILEVDREAGLLASRT
- a CDS encoding metal ABC transporter permease, which produces MSPYEGVGFFEFFMIFFSRLFSKDLLVLTSLDEIQIFVFLGLSISGAFVGSFVVLRNMAMFGNALSHTIIFGLVCAFLFAKTLSLSVTTLALAALSTAMLTGLLVRIMKDVFSVSEDSGVTFSFSLIFSLGLLFLVFLTKNAHVGTELVIGNADALSREDVILAYYVAALNACLTLIFFRGLKILSFDYLFGRTIGFPVKFLNYLITIQISMTLVASFKAVGVLMALAFLIFPGLIAKMLAKTLLGMLFWAMSFSIAVSMFSPAVSRAILSYWGVGVSTAGVAVLLFVSVYFLIAWGKKVSFIIRRGAFSQTQIN
- a CDS encoding iron chelate uptake ABC transporter family permease subunit, giving the protein MFDFLFSRIFLSSCFSVALVCATASLWGVFLLLSKKSMLPETLSHAAYPGLLLGVLISQGLFSDSSLFLIVLFGMIFAVLGCYGVYYLEKFLKMNQDSALCFILVSFFAFGVILSGYIKDSFPILFNRVNAYLYGQAATLKESDAIVAGCIFFLSVGFLSIFRRQLMLAIFDKDFAETCGIPLRLVSSVTLSFITFIVVIGVRSVGIILISAMFVAPALTSRQLTDNLKIILWMAVGFGAVSGVLGSFLSVALSFTSSAGRELILPTGPLVVLVAGSFVFLSLIFSPSNGAFFRFYRRLLFLWKLRYEHFLKALWYSSSGGTKELSFEDIKTHERFYEYFGGGGHPKFWVQYFLLRKLLEKKGRGNFSLTAKGKELAERLIRRHRLWEVYMVDSLDFSKDDVHMLAEEMEHILTEEMEFELAKMLNNPKVDPHNSIIPERKKGR